In Trichocoleus desertorum NBK24, the following are encoded in one genomic region:
- a CDS encoding dihydrolipoamide acetyltransferase family protein — protein sequence MINEVFMPALSSTMTEGKIVSWTKSPGDKVERGETVLVVESDKADMDVESFYEGYLAVIMVPAGESAPVGQTIAFIAETEAEIEAAKQKAGGQSATTTTNPAAVSAPADTSTQSRQAAIATEATVATATNGNGSSVSSGRTIVSPRARKLAKDLKVDLAGLKGSGPHGRIVAQDVEAAAGKAQPAAPAVTPTPVSQPVTVSVPKSAPVTAPAPVVPGQVVPLTTLQNAVVRNMMVSLSVPTYHVGYTITTDNLDKLYKQVKSKGVTMSALLAKAVAVTLQKHPLLNASYTEQGISYPSAINVSVAVAIEDGGLITPVLKNADQADLYSLSRTWKDLVDRARAKQLQPDEYNSGTFTISNLGMFGVDRFDAILPPGQGSILAIGASRPQMVATDDGLFGMKRQMQVNITCDHRIIYGAHAAAFLKDLATLIETNTQSLTL from the coding sequence ATGATCAACGAAGTTTTCATGCCTGCCCTCAGCTCTACGATGACTGAAGGAAAAATTGTTTCCTGGACCAAGTCGCCAGGTGACAAAGTTGAGAGAGGCGAAACCGTCCTAGTTGTCGAATCCGATAAGGCAGACATGGATGTGGAGTCCTTCTATGAAGGCTATCTCGCTGTGATCATGGTGCCTGCGGGTGAGAGCGCTCCGGTAGGACAAACGATCGCCTTCATTGCCGAGACGGAAGCTGAAATTGAGGCAGCGAAACAGAAAGCAGGGGGTCAGTCAGCGACGACCACGACGAATCCTGCTGCTGTATCTGCACCTGCGGATACCTCCACCCAATCTCGCCAAGCCGCGATCGCAACAGAAGCTACAGTTGCAACCGCCACCAACGGCAACGGCTCCAGTGTCAGTAGTGGCCGCACTATTGTTTCTCCTCGTGCTCGCAAACTGGCAAAAGACTTGAAAGTGGATCTCGCCGGATTAAAGGGCAGTGGCCCTCACGGTCGGATTGTGGCTCAAGATGTGGAAGCGGCTGCGGGTAAAGCTCAGCCTGCGGCTCCTGCTGTGACCCCAACTCCAGTCTCTCAGCCTGTGACGGTTTCTGTGCCTAAGTCTGCTCCCGTTACTGCACCTGCCCCTGTAGTTCCCGGTCAAGTCGTTCCGCTGACCACGCTGCAAAATGCGGTTGTCCGTAACATGATGGTGAGCCTCAGCGTCCCCACCTACCATGTCGGCTACACTATTACTACCGACAACCTGGACAAGCTTTACAAGCAAGTGAAGTCCAAGGGTGTCACCATGTCGGCTCTGCTGGCTAAAGCAGTCGCGGTGACGCTACAAAAGCATCCTCTGTTGAATGCTAGCTATACCGAGCAAGGCATCAGCTATCCTTCTGCGATCAATGTCTCTGTCGCAGTGGCAATCGAAGATGGCGGCTTGATTACCCCTGTGCTAAAAAATGCCGATCAAGCGGATCTCTACTCGTTGTCTCGCACCTGGAAAGACTTGGTCGATCGCGCTCGTGCCAAGCAGCTCCAACCCGATGAGTACAACAGCGGCACCTTCACCATTTCTAACCTGGGCATGTTTGGGGTCGATCGCTTTGATGCGATTCTGCCTCCCGGTCAAGGTTCGATCCTGGCGATCGGAGCTTCTAGACCTCAAATGGTAGCGACCGACGATGGCTTGTTTGGTATGAAGCGGCAAATGCAAGTCAATATCACCTGCGATCACCGCATCATTTATGGCGCTCATGCGGCTGCGTTCTTGAAAGATTTGGCAACTTTGATTGAAACCAATACTCAGTCATTGACGCTGTAG
- a CDS encoding HAD-IA family hydrolase, translated as MSVIIFDFDGTLADTLEAIVAITNRLALEFGYKTVNSEEVKKLQNLSSQEIIRYSKIPLLKLPFLLRRVKNELKQEIHHLQPIHGIKEALLALKQEGHQLGIVTSNAEANVLTFLQHHGLHELFEFVHSGSSLFGKNKVLSKLLSQKQINPDAVLYVGDETRDIEAAKQVKIKSVAVSWGFNSRQALARQNPDFLIGQPHELLAIAQSLRIANS; from the coding sequence GTGTCAGTGATTATTTTTGATTTTGATGGAACTCTGGCCGATACATTAGAGGCGATCGTGGCAATTACCAATCGCCTCGCCCTAGAATTTGGCTATAAAACTGTGAATTCTGAAGAGGTTAAAAAACTCCAGAACTTAAGTTCTCAAGAAATTATTAGATATTCAAAAATTCCGCTCTTAAAGTTGCCATTTTTGCTGCGTCGAGTCAAAAACGAGTTAAAACAAGAAATTCATCATCTACAACCCATTCACGGAATTAAAGAGGCGTTGCTGGCTTTGAAACAAGAGGGTCATCAGCTAGGCATTGTCACTTCTAATGCTGAGGCTAATGTCTTAACTTTTCTTCAACATCACGGTTTACATGAGTTGTTTGAGTTTGTGCATTCGGGCAGTAGTTTGTTTGGCAAAAATAAGGTTTTAAGCAAGCTGCTCTCTCAAAAGCAAATTAATCCTGACGCGGTTCTCTACGTAGGCGATGAAACACGAGACATCGAAGCAGCCAAGCAGGTCAAAATCAAATCCGTTGCGGTGAGTTGGGGATTTAATTCTAGACAAGCCTTAGCTAGACAAAATCCCGATTTCTTGATCGGTCAACCGCACGAGCTATTGGCGATCGCTCAATCTTTACGAATCGCTAATTCGTAA
- a CDS encoding zinc-dependent alcohol dehydrogenase family protein: MKAVLMTAPGGPEVLQLQKVPDLAIQKPTELLVRLKAAGINPIDTKLRQRGTFFPEQMPAILGCDGAGVVEAIGSEVQRFQVGDEVYFCNGGLGAHPGNYAELATIDEKFAARKPASLSFEEAAAAPLVLLTAWEALFDRCNLQPNQRVLVHAGAGGVGHVAVQLAAIKEARVCSTVGTEEKARLVRQLGAELAILYQQTDFVQAVMEWTEGEGVDIAFDTVGGSNFFKSLEAVKVYGEAVTILDFDTTNANWKTARMRNLRVSQELMLTPMLQGLVTAQQHQAEILETCAALFDEGRLKIHLQQALPLAEAATAHRLLEAGSMTGKLVLVI; encoded by the coding sequence GTGAAAGCAGTTTTGATGACAGCCCCCGGAGGCCCAGAAGTCCTGCAACTTCAAAAAGTGCCGGATCTAGCAATTCAAAAACCAACTGAGCTACTAGTACGGCTCAAAGCTGCTGGCATCAACCCGATTGACACCAAGTTGCGACAACGAGGCACCTTTTTTCCAGAGCAAATGCCTGCCATTTTAGGTTGCGATGGGGCTGGAGTGGTTGAAGCGATTGGCTCTGAGGTGCAACGGTTTCAAGTGGGCGATGAAGTTTACTTCTGTAATGGCGGCTTGGGTGCTCATCCGGGCAACTATGCGGAGTTGGCGACCATTGATGAGAAATTTGCCGCTCGTAAGCCTGCCTCACTCAGCTTTGAAGAAGCGGCAGCGGCTCCTTTAGTGCTGCTTACGGCTTGGGAAGCATTGTTCGATCGCTGCAATTTGCAACCCAATCAGCGGGTGCTAGTGCATGCAGGCGCGGGGGGTGTTGGTCATGTAGCCGTACAACTGGCGGCAATCAAGGAGGCGCGAGTTTGCAGCACAGTGGGCACAGAAGAAAAGGCTCGCTTGGTGCGGCAGTTGGGGGCTGAATTGGCGATTTTGTATCAGCAGACTGACTTTGTGCAAGCTGTGATGGAGTGGACCGAAGGCGAAGGAGTAGATATTGCCTTCGATACAGTAGGGGGCAGCAATTTCTTCAAGTCCCTGGAAGCCGTCAAGGTATACGGGGAAGCAGTAACGATTTTGGATTTCGATACCACTAATGCCAACTGGAAGACTGCCAGAATGCGGAACTTGCGCGTCAGCCAAGAACTGATGCTGACCCCAATGTTGCAAGGGTTAGTGACAGCTCAGCAGCACCAAGCCGAAATTTTAGAAACCTGCGCGGCTCTATTCGATGAGGGTAGGCTAAAAATTCATCTGCAACAAGCTTTGCCCTTGGCGGAAGCGGCTACGGCTCACCGTTTGCTGGAAGCTGGCTCCATGACAGGCAAATTAGTTTTGGTGATTTAG